The Apium graveolens cultivar Ventura chromosome 6, ASM990537v1, whole genome shotgun sequence genome contains a region encoding:
- the LOC141668882 gene encoding RING-H2 finger protein ATL46-like, which yields MRLIQLRINQRNLLVSNSSDETNSNSSSGSKISPTVLVVIVVLAVIFFICGVLHLFVRFLMRKRSSSSNSQSSRYPEMSGSESVQRQLQQLFNLHDSGLDQAFIDALPVFLYKEIKGLKEPFDCAVCLCEFSELDKLRLLPLCSHAFHIDCIDTWLLSNSSCPLCRGTLFMPGFSMENPIFDFDDPRLDEDGFSGSIRIGVSCGQKPADSDEVASEKRMLSVRLGKFRSTNVEAKIDTNEVAEPSNSNLDARRCYSMGSFQYVVDNSELQVAFCPSSRDKPVKRRTVQNLNSSSEGDFDFKKIDNRSKGESFSVSKIWLWPRKDKFSNFADTHMVSSSTNTTSPWTVRT from the coding sequence ATGCGTTTGATTCAACTTAGAATCAACCAAAGAAATCTTCTTGTGAGCAACTCTTCTGATGAAACTAATAGTAATTCATCATCTGGTAGTAAAATTAGTCCAACAGTTCTTGTTGTTATAGTAGTACTAGCTGTGATATTTTTCATTTGTGGTGTACTACACTTGTTTGTTAGATTCCTTATGAGAAAAAGATCTTCCTCATCGAACTCGCAATCTAGTCGATACCCTGAAATGTCTGGTTCTGAATCTGTCCAGAGACAGTTGCAGCAGCTATTTAATTTACATGATTCTGGATTGGATCAAGCTTTTATAGATGCTCTACCCGTGTTTCTTTACAAGGAAATTAAGGGTTTGAAAGAACCGTTTGATTGTGCTGTTTGTCTTTGTGAGTTTTCGGAGCTTGATAAGCTGAGATTGCTTCCTTTGTGTAGTCATGCTTTCCACATTGATTGTATTGATACATGGTTATTGTCAAATTCGAGTTGTCCACTTTGTAGAGGAACACTTTTTATGCCTGGGTTTTCGATGGAGAATccaatttttgattttgatgatcCGAGATTAGATGAAGATGGGTTTTCAGGTAGTATTCGTATTGGTGTTTCTTGCGGTCAAAAGCCCGCTGATTCTGACGAGGTTGCTAGTGAAAAGAGGATGCTTTCGGTTAGACTTGGAAAATTTAGAAGCACGAATGTTGAAGCAAAAATTGATACTAATGAAGTGGCCGAACCGAGTAACAGTAACTTGGATGCAAGAAGGTGTTACTCAATGGGATCATTTCAATATGTTGTTGACAATTCAGAATTGCAAGTTGCATTTTGTCCCAGTAGCAGAGATAAGCCCGTGAAAAGGAGGACTGTTCAGAACTTGAATTCTTCAAGTGAAGGTGATTTTGATTTTAAGAAAATCGACAACAGAAGCAAAGGCGAGAGCTTTTCTGTTTCCAAGATCTGGCTATGGCCTAGGAAAGATAAGTTCTCTAATTTTGCAGATACACACATGGTTAGTTCTTCCACTAATACAACTTCGCCATGGACTGTTAGGACTTAA